The Agarilytica rhodophyticola genome has a window encoding:
- a CDS encoding DsrE family protein, whose amino-acid sequence MKFSIVVSAHPHSAVAESALHFCREVIEQGFSIERIFYLGQGTLNACIEHELSLKWQQFIVLHSIDAVCCTASAIENKLANELGKSTSRLNQSFHIAGLGQLIEMHANADRVITFGDKLCLIEQDKATSGK is encoded by the coding sequence ATGAAGTTCTCGATAGTCGTTAGTGCCCATCCCCATTCAGCCGTTGCTGAATCCGCTCTTCATTTCTGCCGTGAGGTTATTGAACAAGGCTTTTCCATTGAGCGCATATTCTATTTGGGACAGGGGACATTAAATGCCTGCATAGAACATGAGTTGAGTCTTAAGTGGCAACAATTTATCGTACTGCATTCTATAGACGCTGTGTGCTGCACTGCATCGGCGATAGAAAATAAGCTTGCAAACGAACTTGGAAAATCAACCTCACGGTTAAACCAGAGTTTTCACATCGCAGGTTTAGGGCAATTAATTGAAATGCATGCTAACGCTGATCGCGTTATTACTTTCGGCGACAAGCTATGTCTTATTGAGCAAGACAAGGCTACAAGTGGTAAGTGA
- a CDS encoding Bax inhibitor-1/YccA family protein, translating to MQKLYSQAGTVSDSTEVSKVLRNTYTLLAMTIAFSAFTAVISMAMNVPYLGLFMLLPYFGLLYAVEKTKNSGWGIVWVFALTGFLGFTIAPILNYYVSSMGYAPILTALGGTSIIFFGLSGYTLVTRKDFSFMGNFIMVGILVAFVAGIANVFFNISGLSLAVSCMFAVLSSLLIMWQTSQIIHGGERNYISATVTLYVSLYNIFLSLLHILGVTSDD from the coding sequence ATGCAAAAGCTTTATTCTCAAGCGGGTACTGTAAGCGACTCGACAGAGGTGAGTAAAGTATTACGAAACACTTACACTCTTTTAGCAATGACAATTGCTTTTAGTGCGTTTACAGCTGTTATATCAATGGCTATGAATGTTCCTTACCTCGGATTATTCATGCTTCTGCCCTATTTCGGATTACTGTACGCCGTTGAAAAGACTAAGAACAGCGGTTGGGGTATCGTGTGGGTATTTGCACTTACCGGTTTCCTCGGGTTTACTATCGCCCCGATTCTTAACTACTACGTAAGCTCTATGGGTTATGCGCCAATTTTAACGGCACTGGGCGGAACCTCGATTATATTCTTTGGTTTGTCTGGCTATACGTTGGTAACACGTAAAGACTTCAGCTTTATGGGCAACTTTATAATGGTCGGTATCCTAGTTGCGTTTGTTGCTGGCATCGCTAATGTATTTTTTAATATCTCCGGTCTAAGTCTGGCCGTTAGCTGCATGTTTGCTGTACTTTCCTCACTGTTGATTATGTGGCAAACCAGTCAAATTATTCATGGCGGCGAGAGAAATTATATCTCTGCAACAGTGACTTTATACGTATCGCTATACAACATATTTTTATCATTGCTACATATACTAGGTGTTACTAGCGACGACTAG
- the trmA gene encoding tRNA (uridine(54)-C5)-methyltransferase TrmA: MTLGTADVSQYDQLFNNKIEQTLAEFAEFNPPQLASFPSPAKHFRMRAEFKIWHDKNTAHYAMYKQGEYKQPFIIENFDIGSSTINELMPKLLKEINDNDVLKRKLFQVEFLTTTNGDSVTTLIYHRALDDEWETSARKLQGDIDTKIIGRSRGQKIVLSEDFVIEEFSIEQKTFKYQQVETGFTQPNAKVCEQMLSWAQTESKHLTGDLLELYCGNGNFTLPLAQNFSRVLATEVSKTSVKSANYNIGLNYCDNITVVRMSSEEFTQAQSGVREFTRLRNIELHDYNFSTVFVDPPRAGLDKETEAMVQKFDNILYISCNPSTLKENLKSLCQTHHIKSFAFFDQFPYTEHRECGVLLSRKDT, encoded by the coding sequence ATAACGCTAGGCACTGCTGATGTATCACAATATGATCAGCTGTTTAACAATAAGATTGAACAAACTCTAGCTGAATTTGCAGAATTCAATCCTCCGCAGTTAGCATCCTTTCCCTCACCTGCCAAGCACTTTCGTATGCGTGCGGAATTTAAAATTTGGCATGATAAAAACACGGCTCACTATGCCATGTATAAACAAGGAGAATACAAACAGCCGTTCATTATCGAAAATTTTGATATTGGTTCGTCAACAATAAATGAGTTAATGCCTAAATTACTCAAAGAGATTAATGATAATGATGTGCTCAAAAGAAAACTTTTCCAGGTAGAATTTCTAACAACAACTAATGGCGATTCTGTTACCACTTTAATTTATCATCGAGCACTGGATGACGAATGGGAAACCTCTGCCCGCAAGCTCCAGGGAGACATAGATACAAAAATTATCGGCAGAAGTAGAGGACAAAAAATTGTACTCTCAGAAGATTTCGTTATCGAAGAGTTTTCTATTGAGCAAAAAACCTTTAAGTACCAACAAGTCGAAACAGGTTTCACACAACCCAATGCTAAAGTCTGCGAACAGATGTTGTCATGGGCACAAACAGAGTCCAAACATCTAACTGGTGATTTACTAGAGTTGTATTGCGGCAATGGAAACTTTACTTTACCTCTAGCGCAGAATTTTTCGCGAGTTTTGGCAACAGAAGTATCTAAAACCTCAGTAAAATCAGCAAATTACAATATCGGACTAAATTACTGTGACAATATTACAGTAGTAAGGATGTCCAGCGAGGAATTTACTCAAGCACAGAGTGGCGTCAGGGAATTTACTCGGCTACGAAATATCGAGCTTCATGACTACAACTTTTCTACTGTATTTGTAGACCCACCACGTGCTGGATTAGACAAAGAAACCGAAGCGATGGTGCAAAAATTCGATAATATTTTATATATATCGTGTAACCCAAGTACGCTAAAAGAAAATCTCAAAAGTTTATGTCAAACTCACCACATTAAATCTTTCGCGTTTTTCGATCAATTCCCTTATACAGAGCATAGAGAATGTGGTGTTTTGCTGTCACGCAAAGACACCTGA
- a CDS encoding DUF2489 domain-containing protein: protein MVVLAYIACIVVAVLMGVAIYYNVLLFRKNKENKAAELAFQEELRSRRNKNINSINIIARAVLDDQVSLTEASIRINALLPTLNLDNKTLNDLSVFRQLSEATAHIPILEKWKALSRKEKLSFDKEREKIESNFRDFVIEAARKIVQEQLIVKS from the coding sequence ATGGTCGTATTAGCCTACATTGCATGTATTGTAGTGGCCGTTCTAATGGGTGTTGCTATTTATTATAATGTTTTATTGTTTAGGAAAAACAAAGAAAATAAGGCGGCAGAGCTTGCTTTTCAAGAAGAGCTTAGATCTCGTAGAAATAAGAACATTAACAGTATTAATATTATTGCTCGTGCTGTTTTAGATGATCAGGTAAGTTTGACCGAAGCAAGTATCAGGATTAATGCACTATTGCCCACCTTAAATTTAGATAACAAAACCCTTAATGACTTAAGCGTTTTTAGGCAGCTTTCTGAAGCTACTGCTCATATTCCTATTCTAGAAAAGTGGAAAGCTTTATCGCGAAAAGAGAAATTGAGCTTCGATAAAGAAAGGGAAAAAATCGAATCTAATTTTCGCGATTTTGTTATTGAAGCCGCGAGGAAGATTGTCCAGGAGCAGCTTATTGTTAAGTCCTAA